In Aspergillus flavus chromosome 3, complete sequence, one genomic interval encodes:
- a CDS encoding putative salicylate hydroxylase produces MGSHQESWRRLNVGVVGGGIGGMSVAIALRRAGHEVTIYERNDFAGEVGASVSCAANGTRWLHEWGVDVEKGDPVVLRKLINRDWKTGEPVSVYDLEDYEERWGYVYNMFHRQYMHAMLKDCALQEDGEGTPAKLQVNHACKDIDLSTGVITFTNGVQAQHDLIIGADGIGSVVRGIIGLRPEKKASDQSCLHANVRTEDAVRLGLVDYSQNSALEYWGGQEGKWDKIVLSPCNGGRLLSYYCFFSREKGDFSNHTWGSADRPVEELLEKYPELDRQVFSHLSIGTEIRPWRLWVHQPYPYIARDMVCLLGDAGHPMMPHQSQGACMAIEDAAALGILFNKDNFTGDIAETLAIYDEIRLPRATKVQSAAAKAAYNINERIGFSSNTTNSVYKVEDEKKKLTIEEMNAYDMYKDIEEAIARRKGLPFTAPYTKGLPFGLKLSNGVTVGE; encoded by the exons ATGGGCTCTCATCAAGAATCTTGGAGGCGACTAAATGTAGgtgtggttggtggtggtattggTGGCATGTCCGTCGCTATCGCCCTCCGCCGCGCCGGTCATGAAGTGACCATCTACGAACGCAACGACTTCGCTGGCGAGGTCGGCGCCTCAGTTTCATGTGCTGCCAATGGTACAAGATGGCTTCACGAGTGGGGTGTGGATGTCGAAAAGGGTGACCCGGTCGTACTGCGCAAGCTCATCAACCGTGACTGGAAGACTGGCGAACCGGTCAGTGTCTACGACCTCGAGGATTACGAGGAAAGATGGGGTTATGTCTACAACATGTTCCATCGTCAGTACATGCATGCGATGTTGAAGGACTGTGCGCTAcaagaggatggagagggtACTCCAGCTAAGCTCCAAGTTAACCATGCG TGCAAAGATATCGACCTATCCACCGGTGTCATCACGTTCACAAACGGAGTCCAAGCTCAACATGACCTGATAATTGGCGCCGACGGCATTGGTTCGGTCGTTCGTGGTATCATAGGACTTCGTCcagagaagaaggcttcAGACCAGAGTTGCCTACATGCCAACGTCCGTACAGAAGACGCCGTCCGACTTGGCCTGGTTGACTACTCTCAAAACAGTGCGCTGGAGTACTGGGGCGGCCAAGAAGGCAAGTGGGACAAGATTGTACTCTCACCATGCAATGGTGGCCGCTTGCTATCGTACTACTGCTTTTTCTCGAGAGAGAAGGGCGACTTCAGCAATCACACCTGGGGCAGTGCAGACCGGCCGGTGGAGGAGCTACTGGAGAAGTATCCAGAGCTCGATCGTCAAGTATTTTCTCACCTATCTATCGGCACAGAGATCCGGCCGTGGCGTTTGTGGGTTCA CCAACCATATCCATACATCGCCCGTGATATGGTGTGTTTGCTCGGTGATGCAGGTCATCCG ATGATGCCTCACCAAAGCCAGGGTGCCTGTATGGCAATTGAAGATGCCGCAGCGCTTGGAATCCTTTTCAACAAGGACAACTTCACTGGAGATATTGCTGAAACTCTCGCCATCTATGACGAAATCCGATTGCCACGAGCTACGAAGGTTCAATCTGCCGCAGCAAAGGCGGCTTATAATATCAATGAACGGATAG GGTTCTCGAGCAATACTACAAACTCCGTGTACaaagttgaagatgagaagaagaagctgactATTGAAGAGATGAATGC GTACGATATGTACAAGGATATCGAAGAAGCGATCGCAAGGCGCAAAGGGTTACCTTTCACAGCACCATACACCAAGGGACTACCATTCGGCCTGAAGCTGTCAAATGGAGTGACAGTCGGAGAATAA
- a CDS encoding aldo/keto reductase family protein (aldehyde reductase 1): MSLGRTFKLNSGYNIPAIGLGTWLSKPHEVENAVEAALRAGYRHIDAAACYQNENEVGNGWKKSGVPRDQIFITSKLWNTHHHPEHVEEAVNKTLKDLQTDYLDLYLIHWPVAFEHTNETLTPIDPVTKRFRLANVPIADTWAALEKLVEAKKIRSIGISNFTQDKIDDLLKTAKIPPAVNQIEAHPYLQQPGLHKYLKEKNILSVAYSPLGNNIYNAPRVVDDPDVKAIADKLGKDPAALLISWAVQRGTAVLPKSVTPSRIESNFQDFIIPDAEFEALNKLDRNQRYNFPFRWGIDVFGEVGAEETERRAEEHAAKQREGA, from the exons ATGTCTCTAGGAAGGACCTTCAAACTCAACTCGGGATACAACATCCCCGCTATTGGATTGGGAACTTGG CTCTCAAAACCACACGAGGTCGAGAATGCCGTCGAGGCGGCTCTGCGCGCAGGATACCGCCATATCGATGCCGCAGCATGCTACCAGAACGAGAATGAAGTAGGAAACGGCTGGAAGAAGTCGGGCGTCCCTCGAGATCAGATCTTC ATCACTAGCAAGCTATGGAACACACATCACCATCCCGAACATGTCGAGGAGGCAGTCAACAAGACCCTGAAGGACCTTCAGACAGACTACCTGGATCTATACTTG ATCCACTGGCCCGTCGCATTTGAACATACAAACGAAACTCTCACGCCTATCGATCCGGTCACGAAGCGATTCCGGTTGGCGAACGTTCCTATCGCCGATACATGGGCTGCTCTGGAGAAGCTCGTGGAGGCTAAAAAGATCCGAAGCATTGGTATTAGCAATTTTACCCAGGACAAGATTGACGACCTTCTTAAGACGGCTAAGATTCCCCCGGCTGTCAACCAAATCGAAGCCCATCCTTATCTCCAACAGCCCGGTTTGCATAAGtacctgaaggagaag AATATCCTGTCCGTCGCATATAGCCCTCTGGGCAACAATATCTACAACGCCCCACG TGTTGTCGACGACCCCGATGTTAAAGCGATTGCCGATAAGTTGGGCAAAGACCCCGCCGCCCTTTTGATCTCGTGGGCAGTCCAGCGTGGCACTGCTGTGCTGCCGAAGAGTGTCACCCCATCGCGAATTGAAAGCAACTTCCAGG ATTTCATTATTCCCGACGCTGAATTCGAAGCCCTGAACAAACTTGACCGTAACCAGAGATATAACTTCCCCTTCCGTTGGGGAATTGATGTCTTTGGGGAAGTGGGAGCTGAAGAAACTGAGAGACGGGCGGAGGAACATGCTGCGAAGCAGAGAGAGGGAGCTTAG
- a CDS encoding GNAT family acetyltransferase Nat4, with amino-acid sequence MSSSGKDRVTKNKSARREETRRKIEQLSKKLGKDGKKRLPLVERTNKLSLFEFMKSYVSAEDLECRGSPAKNATVSGSEQELHYWLDIYTAASIPDADFEACFKLIEETSSDAYKESGWGWSPKKKTKEMRLPDMRYLILRRGPKTTPENTGSAEGGIAPPTGQFLGFTSFMVTYEDGKEVVYCYEIHLSSAAQGLGLGSQLMMRLVNIGRRIGLEKVMLTVFRSNDKAVRFYYKLGFTEDEYSPPPRILRNGMVKEPDYMILSKSLRSNRR; translated from the exons ATGTCGTCCTCCGGTAAAGACAGGGTTACGAAGAATAAATCGGCGCGGCGAGAAGAGACAAGGCGCAAAATCGAACAATTAAGCAAAAAGCTGGGGAAAG ATGGCAAAAAAAGGTTGCCCCTGGTGGAGCGCACCAACAAATTATCGCTGTTCGAATTTATGAAGTCATATGTATCTGCTGAGGACCTCGAATGTCGGGGAAGTCCTGCTAAGAACGCGACTGTATCGGGAAGTGAGCAAGAGTTACATTACTGGCTCGATATTTACACTGCTGCTTCTATTCCGGATGCAGATTTTGAGGCTTGCTTCAAATTAATTGAAGAGACGTCTTCAGATGCTTACAAAGAGTCTGGCTGGGGATGGTCtccgaagaaaaaaaccaaGGAGATGCGACTGCCTGATATGAGATATTTGATTTTGCGACGAGGTCCGAAGACAACCCCTGAGAACACAGGTAGTGCGGAAGGGGGCATAGCACCCCCCACCGGGCAATTTCTAGGGTTTACCTCGTTTATGGTCACGTATGAGGATGGGAAAGAGGTGGTTTACTGTTATGAGATCCACTTGTCCTCGGCGGCTCAAGGCCTGGGACTTGGTTCGCAGTTGATGATGCGACTGGTGAACATCGGGCGACGCATCGGCCTGGAAAAAGTGATGCTGACTGTCTTCAGATCGAATGACAAGGCAGTAAGGTTTTATTATAAGCTTGGGTTCACGGAGGACGAGTATTCCCCACCACCTCGCATACTGCGAAACGGAATGGTGAAGGAGCCGGACTATATGATTCTGTCTAAGTCGTTGCGGTCTAACCGGAGATGA
- a CDS encoding major facilitator superfamily permease Cdc91p (GPI transamidase component GAB1), with the protein MSVDRRQAAVFAGAFALRLLLLVLFPSLPDLLTGRVEVSTPVTSFKRLQEGLFLYTRNVSPYDGGVFHQAPLFLPIFALLPNARELPLLTALFYSLIDLINANALITISDSGQAVSGRLFSALRKHIRWDGVSVAAWFLFNPFTIATCLGRSTSVFTTTGILYALSSAVSGNTLNAMLSLGFASYLSIYPALLFIPLVLLCYDRRAQGPKPPSGVAIFAIQHMAVFLLSIAGLLGISCLVVGDFSQFISATYGFQLLVPDLTPNVGLWWYFFIEMFDSFREFFLGVFWLHLAAYVGGLTVRLRRQPLFVITSLLGIFAVFKPYPSISDASLYFALLPLYRHLFPLMRYTFFAVSALLYATLLGPAFYHLWIYAGSGNANFFYAITLVWSLGLSILLADTIFAVLRDEWEQENPEMRGKEARQV; encoded by the exons ATGTCGGTTGATCGAAGGCAAGCAGCCGTGTTCGCGGGCGCATTCGCCCTGCGGCTCCTTCTCTTGGTCCTTTTCCCGTCGCTCCCCGACTTGTTGACCGGAAGAGTTGAGGTATCGACACCGGTCACCAGCTTCAAACGAC TTCAGGAAGGTCTTTTTCTATACACGCGGAATGTTTCCCCTTATGACGGAGGCGTCTTCCATCAG GCGCCGCTTTTTCTCCCtatttttgctttgcttccGAACGCTCGAGAACTTCCCTTACTGACCGCACTTTTCTACTCATTGATCGATCTTATAAACGCGAACGCTTTGATCACGATTTCCGATTCAGGACAGGCAGTCTCGGGGAGGTTATTCTCAGCATTGCGGAAACATATCAGATGGGACGGGGTTTCTGTTGCAGCATG GTTTCTCTTCAACCCGTTTACTATCGCAACATGCCTTGGCCGGTCAACGAGCGTCTTTACCACTACCGGAATCCTATACGCACTGTCCAGTGCCGTCAGCGGAAATACTCTCAACGCTATGCTTTCCCTAGGGTTCGCATCATACTTGTCGATTTACCCAGCCCTCTTGTTCATCCCTCTCGTGCTTCTCTGTTATGACCGACGTGCTCAAGGACCAAAGCCACCGTCTGGAGTCGCCATCTTCGCCATACAGCATATGGCAGTCTTTTTGCTTAGCATAGCCGGTCTACTTGGAATATCTTGCTTAGTCGTTGGAGACTTCTCTCAGTTTATCTCTGCGACATATGGCTTCCAGTTACTTGTTCCTGATTTAACACCTAACGTAGGCCTTTGGTGGTACTTCTTCATCGAAATGTTCGACTCGTTCCGGGAATTCTTCCTTGGAGTTTTCTGGCTTCATCTAGCGGCATACGTTGGTGGGCTAACCGTGCGACTGCGGAGGCAACCTCTATTTGTTATCACCTCTCTATTGGGAATCTTCGCGGTCTTCAAACCTTACCCTAGCATCTCAGACGCCTCATTATACTTCGCCCTCCTACCCCTTTATAGGCATCTTTTCCCTC TGATGCGCTACACTTTCTTCGCGGTGTCAGCTCTTTTGTATGCCACGCTTTTGGGCCCCGCGTTCTATCATTTATGGATCTATGCCGGCTCCGGCAATGCCAACTTCTTCTACGCCATCACCCTGGTGTGGAGCTTAGGGCTATCGATATTACTGGCAGACACTATTTTTGCCGTGCTCAGAGATGAATGGGAGCAAGAGAATCCCGAAATGCGAGGCAAAGAGGCTAGACAAGTGTAA
- a CDS encoding protein required for normal rRNA processing (pescadillo protein), whose product MAKIKKKGTSGQAKNYITRTQAVRKLQISLPDFRRLCIFKGIYPREPRNKKKAAKNSTASTTFYYTKDIQYLLHEPLLRKFRDQKALSKKIARSLGRGEVSDAARLEKNHAPQLTLDHIIKERYPTFIDALRDLDDALSLLFLFANLPSTAHVPPKTIALCQRLCHEFQHYLIVTNSLRKSFLSIKGIYYQATIQGQDIMWLVPYRFVQRVNGDVDYRIMATFVDFYTTLLGFVNFRLYSTLGLRYPPKFDTRSDENGAELAAFTLEGRAVGETTKAIEGTKQTSSTANKEVSQDVQAKVDKVIKSAGLDQTKDDQAVQATEESTEEIDKFEPAAPEADTLLQPDISGDTAGALFAPFTFYISREAPKAPLEFILRSFGCKRIGWDAVLGDGAFTHDETDTRITHQIVDRPALPESSLPAVPAASENGAGAVQKVKPGTRIPGRTYIQPQWIWDCINEGKLLRPDLYAPGATLPPHLSPWVKPTRGAYDPRASLAEQEEEGEAEIAAEEEEEDSDEEMEEATDGKKVDAKAEDSAEEENEDEDDSVDGGMDVAGTDDDEDESEEEMEDEFGGFEEEAASESEDEEESARTQHQKELEAEAAGLPFSSSSAGGDSTKKKSSQAKKVASKKRKEEEELERQKMMMSRKKRKLLEKMMYSNKKQSEEAAKLRSKRRKLEKGAEK is encoded by the exons ATGGCgaaaatcaagaagaagg GAACTTCTGGCCAGGCCAAAAACTATATCACTAGAACTCAGGCAGTTCGCAAACTTCAGATTTCCCTGCCTGACTTCCGTCGACTATGCATTTTCAAAG GCATATATCCCCGTGAGCCTCGgaataagaagaaggccgccaaAAACTCGACTGCCAGCACTACTTTCTACTACACGAAAGATATTCAATATCTCCTGCATGAACCCCTCCTCCGGAAATTCCGTGACCAGAAAGCGCTCTCGAAAAAGATTGCTCGCTCCCTTGGACGTGGTGAAGTGAGCGACGCAGCTCGCCTGGAGAAGAACCATGCGCCGCAGCTCACTTTGGATCATATCATCAAGGAGCGCTACCCAACTTTCATCGACGCTCTGAGAGACTTGGATGATGCTCTGTCGCTTCTGTTCCTCTTTGCGAACCTTCCTTCCACTGCACATGTACCTCCCAAGACGATCGCGCTTTGCCAACGCCTTTGCCATGAGTTCCAGCACTACCTGATTGTCACCAACTCCTTGCGCAAATCATTCCTTTCAATCAAGGGTATTTACTACCAGGCTACCATTCAGGGACAGGATATCATGTGGTTGGTGCCTTACCGATTCGTTCAGCGGGTGAATGGAGATGTCGATTATCGAATCATGGCCACTTTCGTCGACTTCTACACCACTTTGCTAGGATTCGTGAACTTCCGCCTGTATTCCACCCTTGGATTAAGATACCCCCCTAAGTTCGATACCAGAAGTGACGAAAATGGAGCCGAATTAGCGGCTTTCACCCTTGAGGGACGCGCGGTTGGCGAAACAACTAAGGCTATTGAAGGCACCAAGCAAACAAGCAGTACAGCTAATAAGGAAGTCTCCCAGGATGTCCAGGCGAAGGTTGACAAGGTAATCAAATCTGCCGGCTTGGACCAAACGAAGGACGATCAAGCCGTCCAGGCGACAGAGGAATCGACTGAAGAAATCGACAAGTTCGAGCCTGCGGCTCCCGAGGCAGACACCCTCCTTCAACCCGATATCAGTGGAGACACAGCTGGTGCTCTGTTTGCTCCATTCACATTCTATATCTCTCGAGAGGCCCCTAAGGCTCCCTTGGAATTCATCCTGCGTTCCTTTGGTTGCAAGCGTATCGGCTGGGACGCTGTTCTCGGCGATGGAGCTTTTACGCATGATGAAACAGATACTCGCATCACCCATCAGATTGTCGATCGTCCTGCACTGCCAGAGTCTTCACTTCCGGCTGTTCCTGCCGCCTCAGAGAATGGTGCTGGCGCTGTTCAAAAGGTCAAGCCTGGCACTCGTATCCCGGGTAGAACGTATATTCAGCCCCAATGGATCTGGGACTGCATCAACGAAGGAAAGCTTCTTCGCCCTGACCTGTATGCACCTGGTGCTACTCTTCCCCCCCATCTGAGCCCATGGGTCAAGCCCACGAGGGGTGCATATGATCCTCGCGCTAGCCTGGctgagcaagaagaggagggtgaggCTGAAATtgcagccgaagaagaggaagaagattctgatgaagagatggaggaggccACCGATGGAAAGAAGGTGGACGCCAAGGCTGAAGACTCGGCTGAGGAGGAAaatgaggacgaggatgattcTGTTGATGGAGGTATGGATGTTGCTGGTacagatgacgatgaggacgagagcgaagaggaaatggaagatgagTTTGGTGGATTCGAGGAAGAAGCTGCATCCGAAtcggaggatgaagaggaatctGCTCGCACTCAGCACCAAAAGGAGCTTGAAGCGGAAGCTGCTGGTCTtccattctcctcctctagTGCTGGCGGTGattcaacaaagaagaagtctTCTCAGGCCAAGAAGGTGGCGTCTAAGAAGCgtaaggaagaagaggaactggagaggcaaaagatgatgatgagccgcaagaagcggaagctgctggagaagatgatgTACTCGAACAAGAAGCAGTCAGAAGAGGCGGCGAAGCTGCGCTCTAAGCGGAGAAAACTTGAAAAGGGCGCAGAGAAATAA